A single Megachile rotundata isolate GNS110a chromosome 9, iyMegRotu1, whole genome shotgun sequence DNA region contains:
- the Dp gene encoding transcription factor Dp isoform X1: protein MTQQNKTMNFLIHDANGHPQVIKVVQSTANKALGGIVSTTNAGGLKVFKTPSQESQVLSSNAQVLKTISLQSPSTPGQRLVTIPLQNTKLATTKAGEPVLTKTIQLTSAQMVKLSDIKQAIVSQQQQQQQSGNQQLVKDASGKTYISPILDHSGSRKRQDVEGGDFVPDKRRKTEKVGKGLRHFSMKVCEKVKKKGTTSYNEVADELVGEFTNPAHINSLTDQQYDQKNIRRRVYDALNVLMAMNIISKEKKEIRWLGLPTNSLQECLALEKDKKKKIERIKAKTQQLHQLILSHISFKNLVERNRANESLRGPPKPNSAIQLPFLIVNTSKKTVIDCSISNDKTEYLFNFNDKFEIHDDIEVLKQMGLAFGLEKGECTEENLRKAKLMVPKSLEKYVEQLASGDLEKFIPVTIPGPSTSMEDLDTKLEGSRPPSSSHTSLSEDVLSPPSQYYSEEEDEEEESDQDDQADSDLEVN, encoded by the exons ATGACGCAACAAAACAAAACGATGAACTTTCTCATACATGACGCGAACG GTCACCCACAAGTAATAAAGGTAGTGCAAAGTACAGCCAATAAGGCATTGGGTGGTATTGTCAGTACAACAAATGCAGGTGGCCTTAAGGTCTTTAAGACTCCGAGCCAAGAATCTCag GTTTTGTCATCTAACGCACAAGTTCTTAAAACTATCAGTTTGCAGAGTCCTTCAACTCCTGGCCAAA gaTTGGTTACAATACCATTACAGAATACAAAGTTAGCAACAACAAAAGCTGGTGAACCTGTATTGACCAAGACCATTCAGTTGACATCCGCACAAATGGTAAAActt AGCGATATAAAACAGGCAATAGTGTctcagcaacagcaacagcaacaatcTGGTAATCAACAACTTGTAAAGGATGCAAGTGGAAAAACATATATCAGTCCAATATTGGATCACAGTGGTTCCAGGAAAAGGCAGGATGTTGAGGGTGGCGATTTTGTACCAGA tAAACGAAGAAAAACAGAGAAAGTAGGCAAAGGATTACGTCATTTTTCAATGAAAGTTTGTGAAAAAGTTAAAAAGAAGGGAACAACGTCGTACAACGAAGTTGCAGATGAACTTGTTGGAGAATTCACTAATCCTGCTCATATAAATTCTTTAACAGATCAG CAATATGATCAAAAGAACATTAGAAGACGTGTTTACGATGCTCTGAACGTTTTAATGGCGATGAATATCATTtcaaaagagaaaaaagaaattagGTGGTTAGGTTTGCCAACTAATTCTCTTCAGGAATGTTTGGCACTtgaaaaagataaaaagaaaaagatcgAGAGAATCAAAGCGAAAACGCAACAATTGCACCAATTGATCCTTTCGCATATCTCCTTTAAAAACTTGGTGGAACGTAATCGTGCCAATGAGAGTCTGCGTGGCCCACCAAAACCAAATTCTGCCATACAGCTGCCATTCCTGATTGTGAATACTAGCAAAAAGACTGTAATAGATTGCAGCATTTCGAATGACAA AACCGAGTACCTGTTCAATTTTAACGATAAGTTCGAAATTCATGACGATATTGAAGTTTTAAAACAAATGGGTTTAGCTTTCG gttTAGAAAAAGGCGAGTGCACTGAAGAAAATTTACGAAAAGCTAAATTAATGGTTCCAAAATCTTTGGAAAAATATGTGGAAc agCTGGCATCTGGTGATTTGGAAAAATTCATCCCAGTGACCATTCCTGGACCAAGTACTTCAATGGAAGACCTGGACACGAAGTTGGAAGGTTCTCGACCTCCTTCATCTTCTCACACTTCACTTTCAGAGGATGTTCTATCGCCACCCTCGCAGTATTATTCCGAggaagaagacgaagaggaaGAAAGTGATCAGGATGACCAAGCCGATAGTGATCTCGAAGTTAACTAG
- the Dp gene encoding transcription factor Dp isoform X2, giving the protein MTQQNKTMNFLIHDANGHPQVIKVVQSTANKALGGIVSTTNAGGLKVFKTPSQESQVLSSNAQVLKTISLQSPSTPGQRLVTIPLQNTKLATTKAGEPVLTKTIQLTSAQMSDIKQAIVSQQQQQQQSGNQQLVKDASGKTYISPILDHSGSRKRQDVEGGDFVPDKRRKTEKVGKGLRHFSMKVCEKVKKKGTTSYNEVADELVGEFTNPAHINSLTDQQYDQKNIRRRVYDALNVLMAMNIISKEKKEIRWLGLPTNSLQECLALEKDKKKKIERIKAKTQQLHQLILSHISFKNLVERNRANESLRGPPKPNSAIQLPFLIVNTSKKTVIDCSISNDKTEYLFNFNDKFEIHDDIEVLKQMGLAFGLEKGECTEENLRKAKLMVPKSLEKYVEQLASGDLEKFIPVTIPGPSTSMEDLDTKLEGSRPPSSSHTSLSEDVLSPPSQYYSEEEDEEEESDQDDQADSDLEVN; this is encoded by the exons ATGACGCAACAAAACAAAACGATGAACTTTCTCATACATGACGCGAACG GTCACCCACAAGTAATAAAGGTAGTGCAAAGTACAGCCAATAAGGCATTGGGTGGTATTGTCAGTACAACAAATGCAGGTGGCCTTAAGGTCTTTAAGACTCCGAGCCAAGAATCTCag GTTTTGTCATCTAACGCACAAGTTCTTAAAACTATCAGTTTGCAGAGTCCTTCAACTCCTGGCCAAA gaTTGGTTACAATACCATTACAGAATACAAAGTTAGCAACAACAAAAGCTGGTGAACCTGTATTGACCAAGACCATTCAGTTGACATCCGCACAAATG AGCGATATAAAACAGGCAATAGTGTctcagcaacagcaacagcaacaatcTGGTAATCAACAACTTGTAAAGGATGCAAGTGGAAAAACATATATCAGTCCAATATTGGATCACAGTGGTTCCAGGAAAAGGCAGGATGTTGAGGGTGGCGATTTTGTACCAGA tAAACGAAGAAAAACAGAGAAAGTAGGCAAAGGATTACGTCATTTTTCAATGAAAGTTTGTGAAAAAGTTAAAAAGAAGGGAACAACGTCGTACAACGAAGTTGCAGATGAACTTGTTGGAGAATTCACTAATCCTGCTCATATAAATTCTTTAACAGATCAG CAATATGATCAAAAGAACATTAGAAGACGTGTTTACGATGCTCTGAACGTTTTAATGGCGATGAATATCATTtcaaaagagaaaaaagaaattagGTGGTTAGGTTTGCCAACTAATTCTCTTCAGGAATGTTTGGCACTtgaaaaagataaaaagaaaaagatcgAGAGAATCAAAGCGAAAACGCAACAATTGCACCAATTGATCCTTTCGCATATCTCCTTTAAAAACTTGGTGGAACGTAATCGTGCCAATGAGAGTCTGCGTGGCCCACCAAAACCAAATTCTGCCATACAGCTGCCATTCCTGATTGTGAATACTAGCAAAAAGACTGTAATAGATTGCAGCATTTCGAATGACAA AACCGAGTACCTGTTCAATTTTAACGATAAGTTCGAAATTCATGACGATATTGAAGTTTTAAAACAAATGGGTTTAGCTTTCG gttTAGAAAAAGGCGAGTGCACTGAAGAAAATTTACGAAAAGCTAAATTAATGGTTCCAAAATCTTTGGAAAAATATGTGGAAc agCTGGCATCTGGTGATTTGGAAAAATTCATCCCAGTGACCATTCCTGGACCAAGTACTTCAATGGAAGACCTGGACACGAAGTTGGAAGGTTCTCGACCTCCTTCATCTTCTCACACTTCACTTTCAGAGGATGTTCTATCGCCACCCTCGCAGTATTATTCCGAggaagaagacgaagaggaaGAAAGTGATCAGGATGACCAAGCCGATAGTGATCTCGAAGTTAACTAG
- the LOC100878966 gene encoding COP9 signalosome complex subunit 9 produces MKPTLVADEMFPDGAGSYIELEEVGGSRLLVDLTASEKAVHADFFNDFDDLYDDDDLE; encoded by the exons ATGAAACCCACACTTGTAGCTGATGAAATGTTTCCGGACGGCGCCGGATCTTACATTGAATTAGAGGAG GTCGGTGGCAGTCGCTTATTAGTCGATCTTACTGCAAGTGAAAAAGCAGTACATGCAGACTTTTTTAATG atTTTGATGATCTATATGATGACGATGACCTTGAATAA